A portion of the Vicingus serpentipes genome contains these proteins:
- the ettA gene encoding energy-dependent translational throttle protein EttA, with translation MSDDKKVIFGMEKVGKTLPNGKVILKDIYLSFFYGAKIGIIGLNGSGKSTVMKIIAGVEDDYNGEVTFSPGYTVGYLEQEPKLDPTKTVKEIVQEGAQETIDVLAEYEAINLKFGDPEVYENPDKMDELMKQQAELQDKIDALGAWELDTKLGRAMDALNCPPEDALVANLSGGELRRVALCRLLLKQPDVLLLDEPTNHLDTESVYWLEQHLQQYPGTVIAITHDRYFLDNVAGWILELDRGHGIPWKGNYSSWLDQKSKRLAQEEKTESKRKKILERELEWTKMNAKGRQTKSKARLANYDKMLSENVNEKEARLELIIPNGPRLGNEVLDVEGVAKGYGDKLLYENLTFKLPPAGIVGIIGPNGAGKTTLFRMIMGEETPDAGTFKVGETVKLGYVDQTHEDLDPEKTIFEVFSGGTEMMEFGGRTINSRAYLSKFNFAGGDQNKKVGILSGGERNRLHLAMAIKQEANVLLLDEPTNDLDVNAIRALEEGLENFAGCAVIISHDRWFLDRICTHILAFEGNSEVYSFEGSYTEYEENRRKRLGTEPQRFKYKKLVK, from the coding sequence ATGAGCGACGATAAAAAAGTAATATTTGGGATGGAGAAAGTAGGCAAGACATTGCCTAATGGAAAAGTAATCTTAAAAGACATTTATTTGTCTTTCTTTTATGGAGCAAAAATTGGAATCATTGGTCTTAATGGTTCTGGTAAATCTACCGTAATGAAAATTATTGCAGGTGTTGAAGATGATTATAATGGAGAAGTTACATTTTCGCCAGGCTATACAGTTGGGTATTTAGAGCAGGAGCCAAAGTTAGATCCTACAAAAACAGTTAAGGAAATTGTTCAAGAAGGTGCACAAGAAACAATAGATGTATTGGCTGAATATGAAGCAATTAATTTGAAATTCGGAGATCCTGAAGTATATGAAAATCCAGATAAAATGGATGAGTTAATGAAGCAACAAGCTGAATTACAAGATAAAATTGATGCTTTAGGAGCATGGGAATTAGATACAAAATTAGGAAGAGCAATGGATGCTTTAAATTGCCCTCCAGAAGATGCATTAGTAGCTAATTTATCAGGAGGAGAGTTAAGAAGGGTTGCACTTTGTCGTTTATTACTTAAACAACCAGATGTATTATTATTAGATGAGCCTACTAACCACTTGGATACGGAGTCTGTTTATTGGTTGGAACAACATTTACAACAATACCCAGGAACTGTTATTGCTATTACTCACGATAGGTATTTCCTTGATAATGTTGCAGGCTGGATATTAGAATTAGATAGAGGTCACGGTATTCCTTGGAAAGGTAATTATTCATCTTGGTTAGATCAAAAATCGAAAAGATTAGCACAAGAAGAGAAGACAGAAAGCAAGCGTAAAAAGATTTTAGAGCGTGAGTTGGAATGGACTAAAATGAATGCAAAAGGCAGACAAACTAAATCTAAAGCTCGTTTAGCAAATTATGATAAGATGCTGAGCGAAAATGTAAACGAAAAAGAAGCAAGATTAGAGTTAATTATTCCTAACGGACCTCGTTTAGGAAACGAAGTATTAGATGTAGAAGGAGTAGCTAAAGGGTATGGAGATAAATTATTGTATGAAAATTTAACCTTTAAATTACCTCCTGCTGGAATTGTTGGTATTATTGGTCCTAATGGTGCTGGTAAAACAACTTTATTTAGAATGATTATGGGAGAAGAGACTCCTGATGCAGGTACATTTAAAGTAGGTGAAACAGTTAAATTAGGCTATGTTGATCAAACACATGAAGATTTAGACCCTGAAAAAACAATTTTTGAAGTATTTTCGGGGGGGACAGAAATGATGGAATTTGGAGGAAGAACGATTAATTCTAGAGCATACTTATCTAAGTTTAATTTTGCTGGAGGTGACCAAAACAAAAAAGTAGGAATCCTATCTGGTGGAGAAAGAAATAGATTACACTTAGCAATGGCAATAAAACAAGAAGCTAACGTGTTGTTACTCGATGAGCCAACCAATGATTTGGACGTAAATGCAATTAGAGCTTTAGAAGAAGGATTGGAAAATTTTGCAGGTTGTGCTGTAATTATTTCTCACGATAGATGGTTTTTGGATAGAATTTGTACTCATATTTTAGCATTTGAAGGTAATTCAGAAGTTTATTCTTTTGAAGGTTCTTATACTGAATATGAAGAGAATAGAAGAAAACGATTAGGTACTGAACCACAAAGATTTAAGTATAAGAAATTAGTTAAATAG
- a CDS encoding choice-of-anchor L domain-containing protein, producing MKRELFIGLLVLISINIKAQLVVNTGTMTPTQYVQNVLVGGGVAVSNVTFFGAAGQLGDFDSQNANVGINQGLVLSSGNVVNSVGPNNDSGFGTSDNLNGPGDPDLQALSGIGMNDVAILEFDFIPSGDSIKFNYVFGSEEYMEWVGGGVNDAFGFFLSGPGIAGPFSNSAVNLAKIPGTNTAVSIDDVNAFTNQAYYIDNGDGNSAPFNADPQYVQYDGLTVTLVAEAQVQCGQLYHIKIAIADGGDGSLNSGVFLEGGSFSSNEIAIDISVPTLDVVNGMPAVIEGCSEAIISFTRSDISDSLVITFNISGDAINGSDYAFIPDSIKFNAGEDSVAIVITPFIDGPDDFGQDTVTISYISINACGDTLFSTGSFLILDVPNLVVDAPDLSICPVSNTTLTAEAAGAVPPFVYNWVNTSNDTIQTDSIHGISSLSVPGLVSDTYYLYVTDSCNLITTTDTINIYVNDDMASISTTGDTTLFCAGQTISIGAFPDDLGNVYDYEWFDQIGGVGIDNDSVLTVSPVATITYYVTATNVCNGSTDTDTVNVIVDYTPIEITSITNDTTFQCLGVDYNLDLYSVVQNGTLPYSFGWTGDASSSDSLFQVTMNTPSTYYLEITDACSLKAYDTVVVTFAPYVPMSLTTPTMDSICSGSEAEVSVRVFDGLAPYTISWNNGDTGENIVIETSGSSAIPVEVNVTDNCGQQISTVVEIPIKLCDVIPMNVITPNGDGMNEFVTFINLENYENSKLNVFNRWGKSVYSSDNYKNDWDGGKLNDGTYFYVLEVNDSKSTILKGTFTLLK from the coding sequence ATGAAAAGAGAATTATTTATAGGATTACTTGTATTAATATCCATTAATATAAAAGCACAACTTGTTGTTAATACAGGCACTATGACTCCGACTCAATACGTACAAAATGTATTAGTAGGTGGTGGGGTTGCAGTTTCAAATGTTACTTTTTTCGGAGCTGCAGGTCAATTAGGAGATTTTGATAGTCAAAATGCAAATGTGGGTATTAACCAAGGTTTAGTATTGTCTTCTGGTAATGTTGTTAATTCTGTTGGCCCAAATAATGATAGTGGGTTTGGTACTTCTGATAATTTAAATGGCCCTGGAGATCCAGATTTACAAGCTTTATCAGGGATAGGTATGAATGATGTTGCAATTTTAGAATTTGATTTTATTCCAAGCGGAGATAGTATAAAATTTAATTATGTTTTTGGATCTGAAGAATACATGGAATGGGTCGGAGGTGGAGTAAATGATGCTTTTGGATTCTTCTTAAGTGGCCCTGGAATTGCTGGTCCATTCTCTAACAGTGCTGTTAATTTAGCTAAAATTCCAGGAACAAATACAGCAGTATCTATTGATGATGTTAATGCGTTTACAAATCAAGCATATTATATTGATAATGGAGATGGTAATTCAGCTCCATTTAACGCTGACCCTCAATATGTTCAATATGACGGGTTAACGGTTACTTTAGTTGCTGAAGCTCAGGTTCAATGTGGTCAATTATATCATATTAAAATTGCAATAGCTGATGGGGGTGATGGATCATTAAATTCAGGCGTTTTTCTTGAAGGAGGAAGTTTTTCTTCTAATGAAATAGCTATAGATATTTCTGTTCCAACTTTAGATGTTGTAAATGGAATGCCTGCTGTAATTGAAGGTTGTAGTGAGGCAATTATTAGTTTTACTAGGTCAGATATTTCAGATAGCTTAGTAATAACTTTTAATATTTCTGGTGATGCAATTAATGGATCAGATTATGCTTTTATTCCTGATAGTATAAAATTTAATGCTGGAGAAGATTCTGTTGCAATTGTTATAACCCCTTTCATTGATGGGCCAGATGATTTTGGACAAGATACCGTTACAATTTCTTACATAAGTATAAATGCCTGTGGCGATACTCTATTTTCAACAGGGTCATTTTTAATATTAGATGTACCAAATTTAGTTGTAGATGCTCCAGACTTATCAATCTGTCCAGTTTCAAATACTACTTTAACAGCCGAAGCTGCGGGAGCTGTGCCTCCTTTTGTTTATAATTGGGTAAATACATCAAACGATACGATTCAAACAGACTCAATTCATGGGATAAGTTCATTGTCTGTTCCAGGACTAGTTTCCGATACATATTATTTATATGTAACAGATAGTTGTAATTTAATAACAACTACAGATACAATTAATATTTATGTTAATGATGATATGGCAAGTATAAGCACAACTGGAGATACAACTTTGTTTTGTGCTGGACAAACAATTTCTATAGGAGCATTTCCTGATGATTTAGGAAATGTTTACGATTATGAGTGGTTTGATCAAATAGGAGGAGTTGGAATAGACAATGATAGTGTTTTAACTGTTTCTCCTGTAGCTACAATAACTTATTATGTTACTGCAACAAATGTTTGTAATGGGTCTACAGATACAGATACTGTTAATGTTATTGTGGATTATACTCCAATAGAAATTACATCAATAACAAATGATACTACGTTCCAATGTTTAGGTGTTGATTATAATCTTGATTTATATTCAGTAGTTCAAAATGGAACTTTACCTTATTCATTTGGCTGGACTGGAGATGCTTCAAGTTCTGATAGTTTATTTCAAGTAACTATGAATACACCATCAACTTATTATTTAGAAATTACAGATGCTTGTTCTTTAAAAGCTTACGATACAGTTGTGGTAACTTTTGCTCCATATGTTCCGATGAGTCTTACAACACCTACAATGGATTCTATTTGTTCTGGTTCTGAAGCTGAGGTTTCAGTTAGAGTTTTTGATGGTTTAGCTCCATATACTATTAGTTGGAATAATGGTGATACAGGAGAAAATATTGTTATAGAAACTTCTGGTTCGTCAGCAATTCCAGTTGAAGTTAATGTAACCGATAATTGTGGTCAGCAAATTAGTACAGTAGTTGAAATTCCAATAAAACTATGTGATGTAATTCCTATGAATGTTATTACACCTAATGGAGATGGGATGAACGAGTTTGTGACATTTATTAATTTAGAAAATTATGAAAACAGTAAATTAAATGTCTTTAATCGTTGGGGTAAATCAGTTTACAGTAGCGATAATTATAAAAATGATTGGGATGGAGGAAAATTAAATGATGGTACATATTTTTATGTATTAGAAGTTAACGATTCTAAATCGACAATTCTTAAAGGAACATTTACATTACTTAAATAA
- a CDS encoding HD domain-containing protein, whose amino-acid sequence MDFKNAKKYILTRLENELKPNLYYHGIHHTMDVYEASIKIAELENLSQEEKIIINTAALFHDSGFIYQYENNEELAVTLTKEILPKFKYNEKQVNAIGNIILTTRITARPQTLLEKIMCDADYDYLGRDDFFKIAETLYKELHEYDHKFSLEEWNEIQVKFLKKHQYYTESSLTLRRPKKLEYYEQLRLLK is encoded by the coding sequence ATGGACTTTAAAAATGCCAAAAAATATATTTTAACTCGCTTAGAAAATGAGTTAAAACCTAATTTATATTACCATGGTATACATCATACAATGGATGTTTATGAAGCTTCCATAAAAATTGCTGAATTAGAAAACTTATCTCAAGAAGAAAAAATAATTATAAATACAGCTGCATTATTTCATGATTCCGGGTTTATATATCAATATGAAAACAATGAAGAACTAGCAGTTACCTTAACAAAAGAAATACTTCCTAAATTTAAATATAATGAGAAACAAGTTAATGCAATTGGGAACATTATTCTTACAACTCGAATAACTGCGAGACCTCAAACATTGCTTGAAAAAATTATGTGTGATGCAGATTATGATTATTTAGGTCGTGATGATTTTTTTAAAATAGCAGAAACACTTTACAAAGAACTTCATGAATACGACCATAAATTTAGCCTTGAAGAATGGAATGAAATTCAAGTGAAATTCCTGAAAAAGCATCAATATTATACAGAATCATCACTAACTCTTAGGCGTCCAAAAAAACTAGAATATTACGAACAACTAAGGTTATTAAAATAA